A part of Deltaproteobacteria bacterium genomic DNA contains:
- a CDS encoding Hsp20/alpha crystallin family protein translates to MPIEKWHPLAELEHMRKEMERIWGEFFPGEGMARFGVPIRRLSEAVRLPALDLIDKDNAIIVKMDVPGVTKEKIDIALHGDILTVKAESKEEKEEKEENYIRRERSYSSFERSVHIPVKVNPDKIKASMKDGILTVELPKEEEKKAKKIKIEEA, encoded by the coding sequence ATGCCTATCGAAAAATGGCACCCGCTCGCAGAGCTGGAGCACATGAGAAAGGAAATGGAGCGGATATGGGGCGAGTTCTTTCCCGGAGAAGGCATGGCGCGCTTTGGGGTTCCCATAAGAAGGCTTAGCGAGGCCGTGAGACTCCCTGCCCTCGACCTTATAGATAAAGATAATGCCATCATCGTAAAAATGGACGTGCCAGGAGTGACAAAGGAAAAAATCGACATCGCCCTTCACGGCGACATTCTTACTGTAAAGGCCGAATCAAAAGAGGAAAAAGAAGAAAAGGAAGAAAACTACATCAGGAGAGAACGTTCATACTCGAGTTTCGAGAGAAGCGTGCACATCCCGGTAAAGGTGAACCCCGATAAGATAAAGGCCTCGATGAAGGACGGTATCCTGACTGTCGAGCTTCCAAAGGAAGAAGAAAAGAAGGCTAAGAAGATAAAGATCGAAGAGGCCTAA
- the menA gene encoding 1,4-dihydroxy-2-naphthoate octaprenyltransferase: MRSVKTYFLASRPGFFTGVIMPVALGSAYAWHKGVEADYFSFVLALMAAVLYHAGVNTLNDYSDFKNNSDNINTKRVFPFTGGSRMIQTGKMTPTETLMLSAACFTIGSAIGLYLVYLKGILLLYIGIFGLLSCIFYNVPPLFLAGRGLGELLVGLNFGTLTVAGSYYVQTSTLSWDVILVSLPLGFLITAILYINEFPDYEADKAAGKRNIVVRMGPEKGRWGFILIIGGAYLSLVLSVILGYLPLLTLAALVAAVPAVYAAQGLMRHFSDSMLLRPSLQATIAAHALTGILMTAATFF; this comes from the coding sequence ATGAGGAGCGTAAAGACATATTTCCTTGCCTCGCGCCCGGGGTTCTTCACAGGCGTTATCATGCCCGTAGCTCTAGGTAGCGCGTACGCGTGGCACAAGGGAGTTGAGGCCGATTACTTCTCGTTTGTCCTCGCGCTCATGGCAGCAGTACTCTACCATGCGGGCGTGAACACGCTAAACGACTACTCGGACTTTAAAAACAACTCGGACAACATAAACACCAAGCGCGTGTTTCCGTTTACCGGCGGAAGCCGCATGATACAGACAGGCAAGATGACGCCCACGGAAACGCTTATGCTCTCGGCCGCGTGCTTTACAATAGGCAGCGCAATCGGGCTCTACCTCGTATACCTCAAGGGAATACTTCTTCTCTATATCGGCATATTCGGCCTCTTAAGCTGCATATTCTATAATGTGCCTCCGCTCTTTTTAGCCGGCAGAGGCCTTGGAGAGCTTCTCGTCGGCCTTAACTTCGGCACGCTCACCGTGGCGGGCTCGTACTACGTGCAGACAAGTACGCTTTCATGGGACGTTATACTCGTGTCCCTTCCGCTCGGATTTCTCATAACCGCAATCCTCTACATAAACGAATTCCCCGACTACGAGGCTGACAAGGCAGCCGGGAAAAGAAATATCGTTGTGCGAATGGGCCCTGAAAAAGGCAGGTGGGGATTCATACTTATCATAGGGGGAGCGTACTTGAGCCTCGTTCTCTCGGTTATTCTCGGATACCTTCCGCTGCTTACCCTCGCAGCACTTGTTGCCGCAGTGCCTGCAGTTTACGCGGCGCAAGGGCTCATGCGCCATTTCTCTGACTCGATGCTCCTTAGACCTTCGCTGCAAGCCACCATAGCCGCGCATGCGCTGACAGGCATTCTGATGACAGCTGCTACGTTTTTCTAA